From Cryomorphaceae bacterium, a single genomic window includes:
- a CDS encoding polysaccharide biosynthesis protein, with amino-acid sequence MSPLRKLAGQTAIYGVSSIVGRLLNYFLVPFYTRIFTREQFGVVTEMYGYVAFLVVILTYGMETAFFRFSTKTGRPAQVYTTILLSVISTSAMFIFIATLFSVPVGNLLGYPNHTEYIIWFAIIVGLDAISAIPMARLRQELKARRFMIVSLANVMVNIGLNLFFLVYCKGHYNEHGEASNWVVQNFYSPEIGVGYVFISNLVASIVKLLLLSPQIVSIRIQYDTALMRAMLRYALPLMILGLAGIVNETIDRILLKHLLNLPEKEALAELGVYGACYKVAIIMSLAIQAYRYAAEPFFFNQEKSSDAKQTYATLMRYFVILAGLMFLGIMVFIDVVMLFVGEDFREGERVVPILLMAYVCYGIVFNLSFWFKLSERTNWGAVISVTGAIITIVLNVWLIPIIGYMGSAWATLASYGAMVLLSFGLGQRYYPIPYDLPRILGYLALALGIYGLSLWLQPEEGVLRYAVGVGLVLLFCAVVWLSETRKKPLLSQHS; translated from the coding sequence ATGTCGCCCCTCAGAAAATTAGCAGGCCAAACAGCCATCTACGGCGTGAGCAGCATCGTGGGGCGATTGCTCAACTATTTTCTCGTTCCCTTCTACACGCGCATCTTTACACGCGAGCAGTTTGGGGTGGTGACGGAGATGTACGGTTATGTGGCTTTCCTGGTGGTGATCCTCACCTACGGAATGGAAACCGCATTCTTTCGTTTCAGCACCAAAACCGGAAGACCCGCACAGGTATACACCACCATTTTGTTATCGGTGATTTCTACCTCGGCCATGTTTATCTTCATAGCCACGCTCTTTTCGGTGCCAGTCGGCAATTTACTCGGTTACCCGAATCACACCGAATACATCATTTGGTTTGCCATTATTGTGGGCCTCGATGCCATTTCTGCCATACCCATGGCTCGGCTGCGGCAGGAGCTCAAAGCGCGGCGGTTTATGATTGTAAGTCTGGCCAATGTGATGGTAAACATCGGCCTTAACCTGTTTTTTCTGGTCTATTGCAAAGGGCACTACAACGAGCACGGTGAAGCATCCAACTGGGTGGTGCAAAACTTCTACAGCCCCGAAATTGGTGTAGGCTATGTGTTTATTTCCAACCTCGTGGCGAGCATCGTGAAACTTTTGTTGCTCAGTCCGCAGATTGTCTCTATCCGCATACAATACGACACGGCCCTCATGCGGGCGATGCTGCGATACGCCCTTCCGCTGATGATACTCGGTTTAGCGGGCATTGTAAACGAAACCATTGACCGAATTTTGCTGAAACACCTACTCAACCTTCCTGAAAAAGAAGCACTGGCAGAACTGGGCGTGTATGGAGCGTGCTACAAGGTGGCCATCATCATGAGCCTCGCTATCCAGGCCTACCGGTATGCCGCCGAGCCTTTTTTCTTCAACCAGGAAAAATCGAGCGACGCCAAACAAACCTATGCTACGTTGATGAGGTATTTCGTGATTTTAGCGGGGCTGATGTTTTTGGGAATTATGGTGTTTATTGATGTAGTGATGCTTTTTGTAGGAGAGGATTTCCGCGAGGGTGAGCGCGTAGTACCCATCCTGCTGATGGCCTACGTGTGTTACGGCATTGTGTTCAATCTCTCATTCTGGTTCAAACTCAGCGAACGAACCAACTGGGGGGCGGTGATTTCGGTAACGGGTGCGATCATCACCATTGTGCTGAATGTGTGGTTGATTCCCATTATTGGCTATATGGGTTCTGCATGGGCAACCCTGGCGAGCTATGGGGCCATGGTGCTGCTGTCCTTCGGGTTGGGTCAGCGGTATTACCCCATCCCGTACGACCTGCCGCGCATACTGGGATACCTGGCGCTGGCCCTTGGTATTTACGGCCTCTCTCTCTGGTTGCAGCCCGAAGAAGGTGTGTTGCGCTACGCAGTAGGTGTTGGCTTGGTGTTGCTCTTTTGCGCAGTGGTTTGGTTGTCAGAAACCCGAAAAAAACCGCTACTTTCGCAGCATTCCTAA
- a CDS encoding cytochrome-c peroxidase, with amino-acid sequence MKRLLKWTGWLLLAGVVFGAGFLIGGNFLRKPPPPPPMPTFFSGAESRDVNIEGERSGRVIDVKEGQLIQEAVMDASPGDLIRVFPGTYHETVYVDKSNLTFQGVIQHGKWPVLDGRDSLNDAFLYSGHFITIENFTMQNYKGNGIMGQSGNNFVVRNNRIINTGVYGIFPQFGKNGLIERNTLSGIADAAIYVGMSDHIDVRFNEVFENVAGIEIENCRHALVEYNNVYNNTGGILVFITPGLPIKTCRDVIVRNNFVYNNNHENFGAPGSIVSFIPPGSGMVIMAADDVTVENNIIYGNDNVGIAITDHAFLGSIPADPESEPNPDRVVLLDNLMFNNGNNPVEEVKVLMATKFSKRGPDILAIGGGEGSCIRDRARYRTFGLDGYADCPEISTADVLSYLLPEPAPEDERTLHDLGKLTWYGVCSGCHAYNIRLIGPPVNALQAMYKDNPQGVADYIVNPEKRRPDFPEMPPQNYLTAETRLEVARYMLELEE; translated from the coding sequence ATGAAACGACTTCTGAAATGGACGGGCTGGCTACTCCTTGCCGGCGTTGTGTTTGGTGCCGGATTTCTTATCGGCGGAAATTTCCTTCGCAAGCCACCGCCACCTCCGCCCATGCCTACCTTTTTCTCCGGAGCTGAAAGCCGCGATGTAAACATTGAAGGCGAGCGCTCGGGTAGGGTAATTGACGTGAAAGAAGGACAGCTCATCCAGGAGGCGGTGATGGACGCCAGCCCGGGCGATTTAATCCGCGTTTTTCCGGGAACCTACCACGAAACGGTGTATGTGGATAAAAGCAACCTCACTTTTCAGGGGGTGATTCAGCACGGAAAGTGGCCGGTGCTCGACGGACGCGACTCACTCAACGATGCTTTTTTGTACAGTGGCCATTTCATCACCATTGAGAATTTCACGATGCAGAACTACAAAGGCAACGGCATAATGGGCCAGAGCGGAAACAACTTTGTGGTGCGCAACAACCGCATCATCAACACGGGAGTGTACGGCATTTTTCCGCAGTTTGGCAAAAATGGCCTCATTGAGCGCAACACGCTGTCGGGCATTGCCGACGCTGCCATATATGTGGGCATGAGCGACCACATTGACGTGCGCTTTAACGAAGTGTTCGAAAACGTGGCCGGTATTGAGATTGAAAACTGCCGGCACGCGCTGGTTGAGTACAACAATGTGTACAACAACACGGGGGGCATTCTGGTGTTTATTACCCCGGGGCTTCCCATCAAAACCTGCCGCGACGTGATTGTTCGAAACAACTTCGTGTACAACAACAACCACGAAAATTTTGGTGCGCCAGGCTCCATCGTGTCGTTCATTCCGCCGGGCAGCGGTATGGTCATTATGGCTGCCGACGACGTGACGGTGGAAAACAACATTATTTACGGCAACGACAACGTCGGCATTGCTATTACAGACCACGCCTTTCTGGGTTCTATTCCTGCCGACCCCGAAAGCGAGCCCAACCCAGACAGGGTGGTGCTGTTGGACAACCTCATGTTCAACAACGGAAACAATCCAGTGGAGGAGGTGAAGGTGCTGATGGCTACAAAATTCAGCAAACGCGGCCCGGATATTCTGGCCATTGGCGGGGGAGAAGGAAGTTGCATCCGCGACAGGGCGCGTTACCGCACCTTTGGGCTGGACGGGTATGCGGATTGCCCGGAGATTTCAACCGCAGATGTGCTGAGCTACCTGCTTCCGGAGCCGGCGCCCGAAGATGAGCGCACCCTCCACGACTTGGGTAAACTTACGTGGTACGGGGTGTGTTCGGGATGTCATGCCTATAACATTCGGCTGATTGGTCCTCCGGTCAATGCCCTGCAGGCCATGTACAAAGACAACCCGCAGGGAGTTGCAGATTACATTGTGAACCCCGAAAAACGCCGGCCCGATTTTCCGGAAATGCCACCCCAAAACTATCTGACAGCTGAAACCAGACTGGAAGTTGCGAGGTACATGCTGGAGTTGGAGGAGTAA
- a CDS encoding AbgT family transporter has translation MSTEQRARRSAIDMFLNFVEKVGNALPHPATLFALFALLVIVLSWFVGLFDLAVEHPGTGETIRPFNLMSREGLDMILSKMVVNFTAFAPLGTVLVALLGIGIAEGSGLIGTVLRLVVLSSPQKLLTFVIVFAGVISNTASEVGYVLLVPLAAVIFLAAGRHPLAGLAAAFAGVSGGYSANLLLGTIDPLLAGLSEEGARIIDPTYTVNPACNYYFMFVSTFLIAGLGTWTTEKIVIPRLGIYDGDEKPEEIRRLNASEKRGLRWALIAMLVFTGIILWGLIPGDGFLRDATTGGILKSPFMSGIVALIFLSSAVAGIAYGIGAGTFKNDSDVMQGMSKAMETLGSYIVLVFFAAQFVAYFNWTNLGLIVAVSGADLLKASGLGPIPLMLMFILVAAFINLVMGSASAKWAIMAPVFIPMFMLLGYSPEFTQVAYRVGDSVTNIISPMMSYFALIVAFIQRYDKKAGIGTVISAMLPYSVVFLIGWAILLSIWILFEFPIGPGAPLFYELGQ, from the coding sequence ATGAGCACAGAGCAGCGTGCGCGGCGCAGCGCCATTGATATGTTCCTGAATTTTGTGGAGAAGGTGGGCAACGCCCTTCCGCACCCCGCCACCTTGTTTGCCCTTTTTGCCTTGCTGGTGATTGTGCTCTCATGGTTTGTAGGGCTCTTTGATTTGGCGGTTGAGCACCCCGGCACCGGCGAAACCATCCGGCCCTTCAACCTGATGTCGCGCGAAGGTCTGGACATGATTCTCAGCAAAATGGTGGTAAACTTTACCGCCTTTGCTCCGCTCGGAACCGTACTTGTGGCCTTGCTGGGTATAGGTATTGCCGAAGGTAGCGGCCTGATCGGAACGGTACTGCGACTGGTTGTGCTTTCGTCGCCCCAAAAGCTGCTCACCTTTGTCATTGTTTTTGCCGGTGTGATTTCCAACACCGCCAGCGAGGTTGGCTACGTGTTGCTGGTTCCCCTGGCTGCGGTTATTTTTCTGGCTGCCGGAAGACACCCCCTTGCAGGACTGGCAGCCGCTTTTGCAGGTGTTTCGGGTGGTTACAGTGCCAACCTGCTCCTCGGTACCATCGACCCGCTATTGGCCGGCCTCTCGGAAGAAGGCGCGCGCATCATTGACCCTACTTACACTGTTAATCCCGCGTGCAACTATTACTTCATGTTTGTTTCCACTTTCCTCATAGCAGGACTTGGTACATGGACCACCGAGAAAATTGTCATACCACGCCTGGGCATCTACGACGGTGACGAAAAACCAGAGGAAATAAGACGCTTAAACGCGAGCGAAAAACGCGGGTTGAGGTGGGCGCTTATCGCCATGCTCGTTTTTACCGGAATCATTCTGTGGGGACTGATACCCGGTGATGGTTTTTTACGCGATGCCACCACCGGAGGCATTCTTAAATCGCCTTTTATGTCGGGAATTGTGGCGCTTATCTTTTTGAGCTCTGCCGTGGCAGGTATTGCTTACGGAATTGGTGCCGGAACCTTCAAAAACGACTCCGATGTAATGCAGGGCATGTCGAAAGCCATGGAAACCCTGGGCTCATACATCGTACTGGTGTTTTTTGCGGCTCAGTTTGTGGCTTACTTCAACTGGACCAATCTGGGGCTGATTGTAGCTGTTTCGGGGGCAGATTTGCTAAAGGCCTCCGGACTGGGGCCTATTCCGCTGATGCTGATGTTTATTCTGGTGGCCGCGTTCATTAACCTTGTAATGGGGTCAGCATCTGCCAAGTGGGCCATTATGGCGCCTGTGTTTATCCCGATGTTCATGCTGCTTGGTTACTCGCCCGAATTCACCCAGGTGGCCTATCGCGTGGGTGACAGCGTAACCAATATCATCTCACCCATGATGTCGTACTTCGCGCTGATTGTGGCGTTTATTCAGCGCTACGACAAAAAGGCGGGTATCGGAACTGTGATTTCGGCCATGCTCCCCTACTCCGTGGTTTTCCTCATTGGATGGGCCATTCTGCTTTCTATCTGGATTCTGTTCGAATTCCCCATCGGGCCGGGAGCGCCGCTTTTTTATGAGTTGGGGCAGTAA
- a CDS encoding nucleotidyltransferase has translation MKLIIPMAGMGKRMRPHSLTVPKPLIPVAGKPIVEHLVEDIASVCEEALEEIHFVIGRFGEKVEHMLLSIAEAQGAKGIISYQDDALGTAHAILCARASLSGHVMVAFADTLFKADFRLDTSAEGIIWTSRVDNPEAFGVVQTDEQGLVKAFVEKPETFVSDRAIIGIYYFSDGERLLRELQRLIDEDIRIKGGEFGLTDALEHMKSQGVQFRIDTVSEWLDCGNKDATVYTNQRVLANKYPDGMMQADINSLHSSVIQPCFIGKGAVLRSAVVGPYASIGPGTLVENAVVRNSIIQENSEVRNVVLEQSMVGNHAQISANPRNVSVGDFNYTD, from the coding sequence ATGAAATTAATCATACCCATGGCGGGAATGGGAAAACGGATGCGGCCGCACTCACTCACGGTGCCCAAACCCCTGATTCCCGTGGCGGGCAAACCCATTGTAGAACACCTCGTTGAAGACATCGCCTCTGTGTGCGAAGAGGCGCTGGAGGAAATTCACTTTGTCATCGGTCGCTTTGGTGAGAAGGTAGAGCATATGCTCCTCAGTATTGCAGAGGCACAAGGAGCAAAAGGAATCATCTCCTACCAGGATGACGCCCTTGGAACGGCACACGCTATTCTTTGCGCGCGCGCATCGCTGAGTGGACACGTGATGGTGGCGTTTGCAGATACCCTTTTCAAAGCAGATTTTCGCCTCGACACCAGTGCAGAAGGCATCATCTGGACCAGTCGTGTGGACAATCCCGAGGCTTTTGGAGTGGTGCAAACCGACGAGCAGGGTCTGGTAAAAGCCTTTGTGGAAAAGCCCGAAACCTTTGTGTCAGACCGGGCCATTATTGGCATTTACTACTTCTCCGACGGCGAAAGACTGCTTCGCGAATTGCAGCGCCTGATAGACGAAGACATCCGAATTAAGGGCGGTGAATTTGGCCTGACCGATGCCCTGGAACACATGAAATCACAAGGTGTACAATTTAGAATTGATACCGTGAGCGAATGGCTGGATTGCGGGAACAAAGACGCAACCGTGTACACCAACCAGCGGGTACTTGCCAACAAATATCCCGATGGCATGATGCAAGCGGATATCAATTCCCTACACAGCTCCGTTATTCAACCGTGTTTTATCGGAAAAGGTGCCGTTTTGCGAAGCGCCGTGGTAGGCCCATACGCGAGCATCGGCCCAGGAACATTGGTTGAAAATGCCGTTGTTCGCAATAGTATTATTCAGGAAAACAGCGAAGTAAGAAATGTGGTGCTGGAGCAATCCATGGTAGGAAACCACGCTCAGATTTCCGCAAACCCAAGAAACGTAAGCGTTGGAGATTTCAATTATACAGACTAG
- a CDS encoding dUTP diphosphatase, whose translation MQIKVINRSSHPLPRYETPLSAGMDLRANLEEPVSLNPLERALIPTGLFLELPAGTEAQVRPRSGLAAKHGITVLNAPGTVDADYRGEVKVILVNVSNETFEIENGMRIAQLVVAPVSQAEWKETDQLGETERGAGGFGSTGNGVNS comes from the coding sequence ATGCAAATCAAGGTTATCAACCGGTCGTCGCACCCTCTTCCAAGGTACGAAACGCCATTGTCGGCGGGCATGGATTTGCGAGCAAACCTCGAGGAGCCCGTGAGCCTGAATCCGCTTGAGCGCGCTTTGATTCCAACGGGCTTGTTTCTGGAACTTCCAGCAGGAACAGAAGCACAGGTAAGACCTCGCAGCGGGCTGGCTGCCAAACATGGTATCACCGTGCTCAACGCGCCCGGCACTGTGGATGCCGATTACCGTGGTGAGGTGAAAGTAATCCTGGTCAATGTGTCCAACGAAACCTTTGAAATTGAAAACGGCATGCGCATTGCCCAGTTGGTGGTTGCACCGGTTTCGCAGGCCGAATGGAAGGAAACAGACCAGCTTGGCGAAACAGAACGGGGAGCAGGTGGTTTTGGAAGTACCGGAAACGGAGTAAACAGTTAA
- a CDS encoding DUF4292 domain-containing protein, whose amino-acid sequence MNSFWWRIAWLGILPMILLMSCRSKRDVAVREYPAKSTQELIDWIQQGAAEYETLNAKVSADVRAEGRNNSFRATLRIRRDSAIWVSVSPAMGIEVFRLLCTQDSVKYIDKIKNKYFIGTYQKLNELTNSDLTFAGLEDILVGNPLYFLPELRYRSRNDNVGYMLATRNSNRLRRAVGGSGQETPELPLDTTGERQIERRIMRLQDRLDEDELIARQYWLHHESGKVVQTVFTDLQSELFLHAAYSDHEDVSGQLFPGRIQVTLGNTQEQATFRLSYSRVRINEPVSMPFSIPDKYEQVVN is encoded by the coding sequence ATGAATAGCTTTTGGTGGCGCATAGCATGGTTGGGCATCCTGCCGATGATCCTGCTGATGTCATGTCGTTCTAAAAGGGATGTTGCCGTGCGCGAGTATCCTGCCAAAAGCACACAGGAACTCATAGACTGGATTCAGCAGGGGGCCGCCGAATACGAAACTTTAAACGCAAAAGTATCCGCCGATGTTCGGGCCGAAGGCCGCAACAACTCCTTTCGGGCTACGCTACGCATTCGCCGGGATTCGGCCATTTGGGTGTCGGTTTCTCCGGCCATGGGAATAGAAGTTTTTCGTTTGCTCTGCACGCAAGACAGCGTGAAGTACATTGACAAAATCAAGAACAAGTACTTTATCGGCACCTACCAAAAGCTCAATGAGCTCACCAACAGTGACCTGACATTCGCAGGACTGGAAGACATCCTGGTGGGTAATCCGTTGTATTTTTTGCCTGAGCTGCGCTACCGCTCGCGCAACGACAATGTGGGCTATATGCTTGCAACGCGCAACTCCAACCGGTTGAGGCGGGCAGTAGGAGGCAGTGGGCAGGAAACCCCTGAGCTGCCTTTGGATACCACCGGAGAGCGCCAAATTGAACGTCGAATTATGCGCTTGCAGGACCGGCTCGACGAAGACGAGCTCATAGCCCGTCAATACTGGTTGCACCACGAATCGGGCAAGGTGGTACAAACCGTGTTTACCGATCTTCAGAGCGAGTTGTTTTTGCACGCGGCATACTCCGACCACGAGGATGTTTCAGGGCAACTCTTTCCGGGCCGCATTCAAGTCACGTTAGGAAATACCCAGGAACAAGCTACCTTTAGACTGTCCTACTCGCGTGTGCGCATCAACGAACCGGTTTCCATGCCTTTTTCAATCCCCGATAAATATGAGCAAGTGGTTAACTAG
- a CDS encoding enoyl-CoA hydratase — MCMDNQLILREQSGEILTLTINRPNQLNALNKETIKALSDALGEAENNNSVRVVILTGSGEKAFVAGADIKEFAHFSVDEGKRLSAEGHGILFTKLAQMTTPVIAAVNGFALGGGLELAMSAHIRVASNRARLGLPEVSLGVIPGYGGTQRLTRLVGYGRALEMITTAGMVSADDAWRMGLVNHVCEPEALLDFCHELAGKIAKNSPTAIAAAIRAVNAGFEPGVDGLSAEVEEFGKCFGTDDFKEGTTAFLEKRKAQFTGN, encoded by the coding sequence ATTTGCATGGACAATCAGCTCATTTTGCGGGAACAATCTGGTGAAATTCTAACGCTCACCATCAATCGCCCCAATCAGTTAAACGCACTCAACAAAGAAACCATCAAGGCCTTAAGCGACGCTCTCGGCGAGGCTGAAAATAACAATTCTGTACGTGTTGTGATTTTAACCGGCTCCGGTGAAAAGGCATTTGTTGCCGGTGCCGACATCAAAGAGTTTGCCCATTTCTCTGTAGATGAGGGAAAGCGCCTGAGCGCAGAAGGGCATGGCATTTTGTTCACGAAACTGGCGCAAATGACCACACCCGTCATTGCCGCCGTAAATGGTTTTGCACTAGGTGGCGGCCTGGAACTTGCCATGAGCGCGCACATCCGCGTGGCAAGCAACCGCGCACGCCTGGGGCTGCCCGAAGTTTCATTGGGGGTGATACCTGGCTACGGGGGTACCCAGCGATTAACACGTTTGGTGGGTTACGGCCGGGCGCTCGAAATGATTACCACAGCCGGCATGGTTTCGGCCGATGATGCCTGGCGCATGGGTTTGGTAAACCACGTTTGCGAACCGGAAGCCTTGCTGGATTTTTGCCACGAACTTGCCGGTAAAATCGCCAAAAACTCTCCTACGGCCATAGCAGCGGCTATCAGGGCTGTTAATGCAGGGTTTGAGCCGGGTGTTGACGGCCTCAGTGCTGAAGTAGAAGAGTTTGGAAAGTGTTTCGGAACCGACGATTTCAAGGAAGGCACCACGGCTTTTCTCGAAAAGCGCAAGGCGCAATTTACAGGCAACTAG
- a CDS encoding cytochrome-c peroxidase: MPAPIKNIPPQPIAFQTLLSAAFLIFLFVGCDEVIHVQNEPLRTDFHEQLQLTTDKIELCASCPPGFERTPDNRCLLRTPYQQYQSLGNSGVGGLQTALPAWRDGFSPQQIDLGRYLFFDPILSGNGEMSCASCHHPDKGFSDGLPRSKGLNGEELARGAPSLWNTAFLQRFFWDARAESLEEQALEPLFHADEMNNSPQQLEATLNRHPAYTRLFQEAFPQTQNRPIAVADVATALTAFQSTLISLNSRYDQYVHGYHDALNQKEIEGFNVFRSFVARCSECHTPPLFTNQQIAVIGSPEPDGRSLDPGVAETTGEASLRGGFKVPGLRNIALTAPYMHSGNFSDLRDVVAFYNKGRGHAVPPDEDLRIHWHIWEPNLSEYELDRLVDFLHTLTDESFKPRVPEVLPSGYSAQFLTTLPENPTP, encoded by the coding sequence ATGCCCGCCCCCATCAAAAATATCCCCCCTCAACCAATTGCCTTTCAGACGCTGCTCTCAGCGGCTTTTCTCATCTTTCTTTTTGTGGGCTGTGATGAGGTGATACATGTGCAGAACGAGCCTCTTCGCACCGACTTTCACGAGCAACTTCAGCTAACGACAGACAAGATAGAGCTGTGTGCAAGCTGTCCGCCCGGCTTTGAGCGCACGCCCGACAACCGCTGCCTGCTTCGCACACCCTACCAGCAATACCAATCGTTGGGCAACTCAGGAGTAGGAGGCTTGCAAACCGCCCTTCCGGCGTGGAGAGATGGATTTTCGCCTCAGCAAATAGACCTCGGGCGCTACCTGTTTTTTGATCCCATTCTTTCGGGCAACGGCGAAATGTCGTGTGCGAGTTGTCACCACCCGGACAAAGGATTTAGCGATGGCCTGCCTCGAAGCAAAGGCCTCAACGGAGAAGAACTTGCAAGGGGAGCACCCTCGTTGTGGAACACAGCTTTTTTGCAACGCTTTTTTTGGGATGCCCGCGCAGAATCGCTCGAAGAACAGGCGTTGGAACCGCTCTTTCACGCCGATGAAATGAACAACTCACCTCAGCAACTTGAGGCCACCCTTAACCGGCACCCGGCATACACCCGGCTTTTTCAAGAGGCTTTTCCCCAGACGCAAAACAGACCCATTGCTGTGGCCGACGTGGCAACTGCGCTTACGGCTTTTCAGAGCACCCTCATTTCGCTCAACAGCCGCTACGACCAGTATGTACACGGCTACCACGACGCGCTGAACCAAAAAGAGATAGAAGGTTTCAATGTGTTCCGGTCTTTTGTGGCGCGATGTTCCGAATGCCATACCCCTCCCTTGTTCACCAACCAGCAAATTGCCGTGATTGGCAGCCCCGAACCCGATGGCCGTTCGCTTGATCCCGGCGTCGCCGAAACCACGGGCGAGGCTTCTCTGCGTGGCGGGTTTAAGGTGCCGGGCCTGCGCAACATTGCCCTTACAGCACCCTACATGCACAGCGGTAATTTCTCCGACCTGCGCGATGTGGTGGCGTTCTACAACAAAGGTCGCGGCCATGCCGTGCCGCCGGATGAAGACCTGCGCATTCACTGGCACATCTGGGAGCCCAACCTGAGCGAGTACGAGCTGGACAGGCTGGTGGATTTTCTGCACACCCTTACCGACGAGTCATTCAAGCCCCGCGTGCCGGAGGTGTTGCCGTCGGGATACTCTGCTCAATTTTTAACAACTTTACCCGAAAACCCCACTCCATGA
- a CDS encoding amidophosphoribosyltransferase, with the protein MSDPIKHECGIALLRLKKPLQHYLEKYGTPLYGLNKMYLLMEKQHNRGQDGAGVANIKFDVEPGQRYISRKRSNSASPIKDVFEQINTYFRTVEENQPEKLRDVDWMKRNLPFTGELFLGHVRYGTFGGQSIESVHPFLRQNNWMTRNLVVAGNFNLTNVDELFSLLVDIGQHPKEMSDTVTVIEKIGHFLDEENQRLYDQYKAMGYTRRQISGLIAEQLDVQRILKNAAEDWDGGYAMAGLFGHGDAFVLRDPSGIRPAFYYEDDEICVVTSERPVIQTAFNVPVEAVTEIPPGEALVIKRSGEMSLKPVRQPLEKKACSFERIYFSRGSDRDIYRERLELGRLVCNQVLKAVNHDLDHTVLSFIPNTAETAFYGMVKGMEDYLNEQKALHIAKMQINDAEEIKRVLSWRPRVEKIAIKDAKLRTFITADVARDDMVAHVYDITYGTVEPGVDNLVVIDDSIVRGTTLRQSVIRILDRLGPKKIVVVSSAPQIRFPDCYGIDMAKLGDFVAFQAAIALLHETGMSHVIEEVYNKCKEQQKQPKEQIKNYVKEIYAPFTADEVSAKISELLTPASVNCEVEILFQTLEGLHAACPDHKGDWYFSGNYPTPGGNKVVNRAFINYYEGRNERAY; encoded by the coding sequence ATGAGTGACCCCATTAAACACGAGTGCGGAATCGCACTGCTCAGGCTCAAAAAACCCCTGCAACACTACCTAGAGAAGTACGGCACACCGCTGTATGGCCTCAACAAAATGTACCTGTTGATGGAGAAACAACACAACCGCGGTCAGGACGGCGCGGGAGTGGCCAACATCAAATTCGACGTAGAACCCGGGCAGCGGTATATTAGCCGAAAGCGCTCCAATTCAGCCTCGCCCATCAAGGACGTCTTTGAACAAATCAACACCTATTTCCGGACGGTAGAGGAAAACCAGCCCGAAAAACTGCGGGATGTGGATTGGATGAAGCGCAACCTGCCTTTTACAGGGGAGCTTTTTCTTGGGCACGTGCGCTACGGCACATTCGGGGGTCAAAGCATTGAAAGCGTGCACCCTTTTCTTCGGCAAAACAACTGGATGACGCGTAACCTGGTAGTGGCAGGAAATTTTAACCTGACCAACGTGGATGAGCTTTTCAGTTTGTTGGTTGACATCGGCCAGCACCCCAAGGAGATGTCGGACACGGTTACCGTGATTGAAAAAATTGGCCACTTTCTGGATGAAGAGAACCAACGGCTTTACGACCAGTACAAAGCCATGGGTTATACCCGTCGGCAAATTAGTGGGTTGATTGCCGAACAGCTCGATGTGCAGCGCATCCTTAAAAATGCTGCAGAAGATTGGGACGGAGGCTACGCCATGGCCGGGCTTTTTGGGCATGGAGATGCCTTTGTGCTGCGCGACCCCTCCGGAATCAGGCCGGCATTTTACTACGAAGATGATGAGATTTGCGTGGTAACATCTGAGCGACCGGTTATTCAAACGGCCTTTAATGTGCCCGTGGAAGCTGTAACCGAGATACCTCCGGGCGAAGCGCTGGTCATTAAGCGCAGTGGCGAAATGAGCCTCAAACCCGTACGGCAACCCCTCGAGAAAAAAGCCTGCTCGTTTGAAAGAATTTACTTCTCGCGCGGCAGCGACCGCGACATTTACCGCGAGCGACTCGAACTTGGCCGTTTGGTGTGCAACCAGGTGCTCAAAGCTGTGAACCATGATCTTGACCACACGGTTTTGTCTTTCATCCCCAACACAGCCGAGACCGCTTTTTACGGCATGGTGAAGGGAATGGAAGATTATCTCAACGAGCAAAAGGCTCTGCACATTGCCAAAATGCAAATCAATGACGCCGAAGAGATTAAACGCGTGTTGTCGTGGAGACCGCGGGTAGAAAAGATAGCCATCAAAGACGCCAAGCTTCGCACTTTTATCACTGCAGATGTAGCCCGCGATGACATGGTGGCGCACGTGTACGACATCACCTACGGAACGGTGGAGCCCGGTGTGGATAACCTCGTGGTAATAGACGACTCCATTGTGCGCGGAACTACTTTGCGCCAAAGCGTCATTCGTATTCTGGATCGTTTGGGCCCTAAAAAAATTGTGGTGGTTTCTTCAGCCCCCCAGATACGCTTTCCGGATTGCTACGGTATTGACATGGCCAAGTTGGGCGACTTTGTGGCCTTTCAGGCGGCCATTGCATTGCTGCACGAGACGGGCATGAGCCACGTCATTGAGGAGGTGTACAACAAATGCAAGGAGCAGCAGAAACAGCCCAAAGAACAAATCAAAAACTACGTGAAGGAGATTTATGCGCCGTTTACGGCAGATGAGGTTTCGGCCAAAATTTCGGAACTGCTAACGCCTGCTTCAGTAAACTGCGAGGTAGAGATCCTTTTTCAAACGCTTGAAGGCTTGCACGCGGCCTGTCCTGATCACAAAGGCGATTGGTACTTCTCCGGAAATTACCCCACCCCTGGAGGAAACAAGGTGGTTAACCGCGCCTTTATCAACTACTACGAAGGCCGAAACGAACGGGCCTATTAG